One part of the Nocardioides zeae genome encodes these proteins:
- a CDS encoding ATP-binding protein — MDFDGSIRCDQPAATETRHRFLDALLAQGTSIDVAEDAALVLYELLQNGVEHGAPRPDGSLGVCWEIQGDVVHLAVTDGGLPAGGPPGSGAEAWRARRLRPADPMADRGRGLHIVDGLSRSWAVETTAAGTTVRAVVPIGPVSPGGS; from the coding sequence GTGGACTTCGACGGGTCGATCCGGTGCGACCAGCCGGCGGCGACGGAGACCCGCCACCGCTTCCTCGACGCGCTCCTCGCCCAGGGCACCTCGATCGACGTCGCGGAGGATGCCGCCCTCGTGCTCTACGAGCTGCTGCAGAACGGCGTGGAGCACGGTGCGCCGCGTCCCGACGGCTCCCTGGGGGTGTGCTGGGAGATCCAGGGCGACGTCGTCCACCTCGCCGTGACCGACGGCGGTCTCCCGGCGGGCGGCCCGCCCGGGAGCGGCGCCGAGGCCTGGCGGGCGCGCCGGCTGCGCCCGGCCGACCCGATGGCCGACCGGGGCCGCGGCCTCCACATCGTCGACGGCCTCAGCCGGAGCTGGGCGGTCGAGACGACCGCCGCCGGCACCACGGTGCGTGCCGTGGTGCCGATCGGTCCCGTCAGCCCCGGAGGAAGCTGA
- a CDS encoding dienelactone hydrolase family protein — protein sequence MATVVLFHHAQGLTDGVVTFADRLREADHHVYTPDLFDGRTFDDLTAGVGHVGEIGLPALLQRGAAAVEGLPEEVVYAGFSLGVLPAQMLAQGRVGARGAVLMEACVPPSEFGPGWPEGLPVQVHGMSDDPFFAGEGDLDVARALTEQEARGELFLYPGEAHLFADPTLPSYDAAAAALLLDRVLAFLGGLDALDA from the coding sequence ATGGCCACCGTCGTGCTGTTCCACCACGCGCAGGGCCTGACCGACGGGGTGGTGACGTTCGCTGACCGGTTGCGGGAGGCCGACCACCACGTCTACACCCCCGACCTCTTCGACGGACGCACGTTCGACGACCTGACCGCCGGCGTGGGCCACGTCGGCGAGATCGGCTTGCCGGCGCTGCTGCAGCGCGGAGCCGCCGCGGTCGAGGGGTTGCCGGAGGAGGTCGTCTACGCGGGGTTCTCCCTCGGTGTGCTCCCCGCCCAGATGCTCGCGCAGGGCCGGGTCGGCGCCCGCGGGGCAGTGCTGATGGAGGCGTGCGTGCCGCCGAGCGAGTTCGGCCCCGGCTGGCCCGAGGGGCTGCCGGTGCAGGTGCACGGCATGAGCGACGACCCGTTCTTCGCGGGCGAGGGCGACCTCGACGTGGCCCGGGCCCTCACCGAGCAGGAGGCGCGGGGCGAGCTCTTCCTCTACCCGGGCGAGGCCCACCTCTTCGCCGACCCCACGCTCCCGTCGTACGACGCGGCCGCCGCCGCCCTGCTCCTCGACCGCGTGCTCGCCTTCCTCGGCGGGCTCGACGCGCTCGACGCCTGA
- a CDS encoding GAF and ANTAR domain-containing protein: protein MDASGSTLTAAAQAIRALYRPTDVAGTLAAIVEVARLSLDDVDHVSVSLAGRDGSLETVAATDDLVRDLDRLQHDLGEGPCLHAALDAETVVIHHARHEQRWPAYMAVAVRRGVRAQVGLRLHVDDRVLGALNLYSLAADRIGDESLQLAELLAAAAATALGGVREREHLRTALESRERIGMAVGVVMERFGLDAERAFDYLARTSQHGNRKLRDVAEALLAPPSEAR from the coding sequence ATGGACGCGTCCGGCTCCACCCTCACCGCTGCCGCCCAGGCGATCCGCGCGCTGTACCGCCCGACGGACGTCGCGGGCACGCTCGCGGCCATCGTGGAGGTCGCGCGGCTCTCCCTCGACGACGTCGACCACGTCAGCGTCTCGTTGGCCGGGCGGGACGGGAGCCTGGAGACCGTGGCCGCGACCGACGACCTCGTGCGTGACCTCGACCGGCTCCAGCACGACCTCGGGGAGGGGCCCTGCCTGCACGCCGCCCTCGACGCGGAGACCGTCGTCATCCACCACGCGCGCCACGAGCAGCGCTGGCCGGCCTACATGGCGGTCGCCGTGCGCCGCGGGGTGCGGGCCCAGGTGGGCCTGCGGCTCCACGTCGACGACCGCGTGCTCGGCGCCCTCAACCTCTACTCCCTGGCGGCGGACCGGATCGGGGACGAGAGCCTCCAGCTGGCCGAGCTGCTCGCGGCAGCGGCGGCCACGGCCCTCGGTGGGGTGCGCGAGCGGGAGCACCTGCGCACCGCCCTCGAGTCCCGCGAGCGGATCGGGATGGCGGTCGGGGTGGTCATGGAGCGCTTCGGCCTCGACGCGGAGCGGGCGTTCGACTACCTCGCCCGCACGTCGCAGCACGGCAACCGCAAGCTGCGGGACGTCGCGGAGGCCCTCCTTGCGCCGCCCTCGGAGGCTCGCTAG
- the idi gene encoding isopentenyl-diphosphate Delta-isomerase, protein MTVATEDLVVLLDERGEPCGTAPRGGVHTTDTPLHLAFSCWVLGPDGRLLVTRRALTKRTWPGVWTNTFCGHPRPGEEPVAAVERYAAHELGLRVSDLRLALPDFRYRAVDASGIVEHEICPVWLARTDDVPSPHPDEVAEHAWTDPRALLDLAERTPWALSPWAVEQSVGMRAVLGL, encoded by the coding sequence ATGACCGTCGCCACCGAGGACCTCGTCGTGCTGCTCGACGAGCGCGGGGAGCCCTGCGGCACGGCGCCCCGGGGCGGCGTGCACACCACCGACACCCCGCTCCACCTCGCCTTCTCCTGCTGGGTGCTCGGCCCCGACGGCCGCCTGCTCGTGACGCGCCGCGCCCTCACGAAGCGCACCTGGCCGGGCGTGTGGACCAACACGTTCTGCGGGCACCCGCGCCCGGGGGAGGAGCCGGTGGCGGCCGTCGAGCGGTACGCCGCGCACGAGCTCGGCCTGCGGGTCTCCGACCTGCGGCTCGCCCTGCCGGACTTCCGCTACCGCGCCGTCGACGCCAGCGGGATCGTCGAGCACGAGATCTGCCCCGTCTGGCTCGCGCGCACCGACGACGTGCCGTCTCCGCACCCCGACGAGGTCGCCGAGCACGCCTGGACCGACCCGCGCGCCCTGCTCGACCTGGCCGAGCGCACGCCGTGGGCCCTCAGCCCCTGGGCGGTCGAGCAGAGCGTCGGGATGCGGGCCGTGCTGGGGCTCTGA
- a CDS encoding phytoene/squalene synthase family protein: MNLWLHGPSRPPRGAVPRPHQQYDEVAEASASLVIRAYSSSFGLASRLLGGRVRADVRNVYALVRVADEIVDAPRPEGDDTERRATLDALEEATVTALRTGSSSNLVVHAFARTARRCGVDKALVAPFFASMRTDLDRTEHDDASLATYVYGSAEVVGLMCLRAFLADEPQREVQYEALGPGAQRLGAAFQKVNFLRDLGEDGDDLGRRYLVGLDPADPDEAAWTRWLDDVDADLAAAAAVVPALPRSSRVAVCTAHDLFSELAVRLRRTSPVEARDRRVRVPGAVKARLAAGALLRDGLPRTATPVRHAGAAA, translated from the coding sequence ATGAACCTCTGGCTGCACGGCCCGTCACGCCCACCGCGGGGCGCCGTTCCCCGGCCCCACCAGCAGTACGACGAGGTCGCCGAGGCGAGCGCCTCGCTCGTGATCCGGGCGTACTCGTCGTCGTTCGGGCTTGCGTCCCGCCTCCTCGGCGGCCGGGTGCGCGCCGACGTGCGCAACGTCTACGCGCTCGTGCGGGTGGCCGACGAGATCGTCGACGCCCCCCGTCCCGAGGGCGACGACACCGAGCGCCGCGCCACGCTCGACGCCCTCGAGGAGGCGACCGTCACCGCCCTGCGCACCGGCTCCAGCAGCAACCTCGTGGTGCACGCCTTCGCCCGCACGGCCCGCCGCTGCGGCGTCGACAAGGCGCTGGTCGCCCCGTTCTTCGCCTCGATGCGCACCGACCTCGACCGCACCGAGCACGACGACGCCAGCCTGGCGACCTACGTCTACGGCTCGGCGGAGGTCGTCGGCCTCATGTGCCTGCGGGCGTTCCTGGCGGACGAGCCGCAGCGCGAGGTCCAGTACGAGGCCCTCGGCCCCGGCGCGCAGCGCCTCGGCGCGGCCTTCCAGAAGGTCAACTTCCTCCGCGACCTCGGGGAGGACGGTGACGACCTCGGGCGCCGCTACCTCGTCGGGCTGGATCCGGCCGACCCCGACGAGGCGGCCTGGACGCGCTGGCTCGACGACGTCGACGCCGACCTCGCCGCGGCCGCCGCCGTCGTCCCCGCCCTGCCCCGCAGCAGCCGCGTCGCGGTCTGCACCGCGCACGACCTCTTCTCCGAGCTGGCGGTCCGCCTGCGCCGTACGTCGCCGGTCGAGGCCCGCGACCGCCGCGTCCGCGTGCCGGGTGCCGTCAAGGCCCGGCTGGCCGCCGGCGCGCTCCTGCGCGACGGCCTCCCCCGCACCGCGACGCCGGTCCGACACGCGGGGGCCGCCGCGTGA
- the crtI gene encoding phytoene desaturase family protein produces the protein MSAPLRRVVVVGGGVAGLATAALLAADGHDVELFEKNDALGGRAGSWEQDGFRFDTGPSWWLMPEVFDHFFRLLGTTTEEQVELVRLDPGYRVFFEGVPGSIDVAADEQGNRDLFESIEPGAGDRLGDYLRSAREAYDLAVDRFLYTSFETPAAFLGRRVLAHGPRLAGLLARSLESYVAARFSDRRLRQVLGYPAVFLGSSPDRTPAMYHLMSWLDLADGVRYPAGGFTRLVEALADLARQRGARLHTGTAVTEVLTCRRTTARGDRRRARVTGVRVVDADGTSRDVPADVVVGAADLHHVETRLLPDDLQTYPQRWWDKAVSGPGAVLVQLGVTGRLPELEHHSLFFTEDWHANFDAIFGTPTRVPDPASIYVCKPSATDDTVAPPDHENLFVLVPVPPDPDIGRGGVDGAGDPLVEAIADRAIDLVARWADVPDLADRVVVRRTVGPADFVADVNAWCGGALGPAHVLKQSAFFRAGNVSRKVRDLYYAGASTVPGIGLPMCLISAELVRKRLAGDTSVGPSTEPPADAPADAVPDGTVDATAGVA, from the coding sequence GTGAGCGCCCCGCTGCGGCGCGTGGTCGTCGTGGGCGGCGGCGTCGCCGGGCTCGCGACCGCGGCGCTGCTGGCCGCCGACGGGCACGACGTGGAGCTGTTCGAGAAGAACGACGCGCTCGGCGGACGCGCCGGGTCGTGGGAGCAGGACGGGTTCCGGTTCGACACCGGCCCGTCGTGGTGGCTCATGCCCGAGGTGTTCGACCACTTCTTCCGCCTCCTCGGGACGACGACCGAGGAGCAGGTCGAGCTCGTGCGCCTCGACCCGGGCTACCGGGTGTTCTTCGAGGGCGTGCCCGGCAGCATCGACGTGGCCGCCGACGAGCAGGGCAACCGGGACCTCTTCGAGAGCATCGAACCCGGCGCCGGCGACCGGCTCGGGGACTACCTCCGCTCCGCCCGCGAGGCCTACGACCTGGCGGTCGACCGGTTCCTCTACACCAGCTTCGAGACGCCGGCCGCCTTCCTCGGCCGCCGCGTGCTGGCGCACGGCCCCCGGCTGGCGGGCCTGCTGGCCCGCAGCCTGGAGTCGTACGTCGCGGCGCGGTTCTCCGACCGCCGCCTGCGGCAGGTGCTGGGCTACCCCGCCGTCTTCCTCGGCTCGTCGCCCGACCGCACGCCGGCGATGTACCACCTCATGAGCTGGCTCGACCTCGCCGACGGCGTGCGCTACCCCGCGGGCGGGTTCACCCGGCTCGTCGAGGCGCTCGCCGACCTCGCGCGCCAGCGTGGCGCCCGGCTGCACACCGGCACCGCGGTCACCGAGGTGCTGACCTGCCGCCGCACCACCGCGCGGGGCGACCGGCGGCGCGCGCGCGTGACCGGCGTGCGCGTCGTCGACGCCGACGGCACGAGCCGCGACGTACCCGCCGACGTGGTGGTCGGAGCGGCCGACCTCCACCACGTCGAGACCCGGCTGCTGCCGGACGACCTGCAGACCTACCCGCAGCGCTGGTGGGACAAGGCCGTCTCCGGGCCCGGCGCCGTGCTGGTGCAGCTGGGGGTCACCGGCCGCCTGCCCGAGCTCGAGCACCACTCGCTGTTCTTCACCGAGGACTGGCACGCGAACTTCGACGCCATCTTCGGCACGCCCACGCGGGTGCCGGACCCGGCGTCGATCTACGTGTGCAAGCCGTCAGCGACCGACGACACCGTGGCACCGCCCGACCACGAGAACCTGTTCGTCCTCGTGCCCGTGCCGCCCGATCCCGACATCGGGCGGGGTGGGGTCGACGGCGCCGGGGACCCGCTGGTCGAGGCGATCGCCGACCGGGCGATCGACCTCGTCGCGCGTTGGGCGGACGTGCCCGACCTGGCCGACCGGGTCGTCGTGCGGCGCACCGTCGGTCCCGCCGACTTCGTGGCCGACGTCAACGCCTGGTGCGGCGGGGCGCTAGGGCCGGCGCACGTGCTCAAGCAGAGCGCGTTCTTCCGGGCCGGGAACGTGTCGAGGAAGGTGCGGGACCTCTACTACGCGGGCGCCAGCACCGTGCCGGGCATCGGGCTCCCCATGTGCCTCATCAGCGCCGAGCTCGTGCGCAAGCGCCTGGCGGGCGACACGTCGGTCGGTCCCTCGACCGAGCCCCCCGCCGACGCGCCCGCCGACGCGGTGCCCGACGGGACGGTGGACGCGACCGCGGGCGTGGCGTGA
- a CDS encoding CDP-alcohol phosphatidyltransferase family protein — protein sequence MTRGRPRSAADEESFDHWSRLHGGLDPRGSVWVRGWVRLTHAGARPLARWGVHPDAVTLAAVVLTAAVPLLAGLGALWPLVAVVPMVVAAVLDGVDGALAARTGTDSAWGRVLDGLADRCADLLLLLTLVVLGAPWWLVAVVAVATLLLEQARALGQAAGMVGPGAVTVWERPSRVIVVAFTAAACAAAWAARSVGVDVLPAVDGAVLATTGTVVGLALALVGLAHVVRAVRRALPRGGAGGDTFPGRPGNTPL from the coding sequence GTGACGCGCGGCCGTCCTCGGTCTGCGGCGGACGAGGAGTCGTTCGACCACTGGTCGCGCCTGCACGGCGGGCTCGACCCGCGGGGGTCCGTCTGGGTGCGGGGCTGGGTGCGCCTCACCCACGCCGGAGCGCGCCCGCTCGCCCGGTGGGGCGTGCACCCCGACGCGGTGACCCTGGCGGCGGTCGTGCTGACCGCAGCGGTGCCGCTGCTCGCCGGACTCGGCGCCCTGTGGCCGCTGGTCGCGGTGGTGCCGATGGTGGTCGCCGCGGTGCTGGACGGCGTCGACGGTGCGCTGGCCGCCCGCACGGGCACCGACTCGGCGTGGGGCCGCGTGCTCGACGGCCTCGCCGACCGCTGCGCCGACCTCCTCCTGCTGCTCACCCTGGTCGTCCTGGGCGCCCCGTGGTGGCTCGTCGCGGTCGTCGCCGTCGCCACGCTGCTCCTCGAGCAGGCCCGGGCGCTGGGCCAGGCCGCGGGCATGGTCGGCCCCGGGGCCGTGACGGTGTGGGAGCGCCCCTCCCGCGTCATCGTCGTGGCGTTCACCGCGGCCGCGTGCGCCGCCGCGTGGGCGGCGCGGTCGGTGGGCGTCGACGTGCTGCCGGCGGTCGACGGCGCCGTGCTGGCGACGACCGGCACCGTCGTCGGTCTCGCACTGGCGCTCGTCGGGCTGGCGCACGTCGTCCGCGCCGTACGGCGTGCCCTCCCCCGGGGTGGGGCGGGGGGTGACACTTTCCCCGGTCGACCGGGGAACACGCCGCTTTGA
- a CDS encoding phytoene desaturase family protein gives MNLVVVGAGVGGLAVAVRLAAAGHRVTVLEQAPDVGGKVGVHEQDGFLFDTGPSLLTMPHVLEELFATTGAPLAEVLPLERLEVACRYRFPDGTVLDLPGDVAAIPDALDAALGPGRGAQWSAFLDRARRIWDVTHEPFLESPIGLQDMVRLSRRLDDVRTVAPWRTLRGLGRQHLHDPRLVMLLDRYATYTGSDPRRAPAALAAVPWAEQRWGSWYVPGGLGRIATALRERLELLGGEVVTGAAVAEVTTDARGRVDGVALADGSRLAADVVVANADARQVYGHLVRTPAARRAAARVARTTPSLSGLALLLAVDGPPPDQPHHAVYFAEDYDAEFDAVFGRRGRPRPVARPTVYVAAPDDPAIVPGPGTGAWFVLVNAPPHDPARGTDWDAPGLAERTADTVLDLLAERGTDVRDRVRHRTLVSPADLERRTWTPGGSIYGSSSNGPRAAFLRPSNASPVPGLFLVGGSSHPGGGLPLVLLSARIVADLVGPALR, from the coding sequence GTGAACCTCGTCGTCGTCGGTGCCGGCGTCGGCGGTCTGGCCGTCGCGGTGCGGCTGGCCGCGGCGGGCCACCGCGTCACCGTGCTCGAGCAGGCGCCGGACGTCGGCGGCAAGGTCGGCGTGCACGAGCAGGACGGCTTCCTCTTCGACACCGGCCCGTCGCTGCTGACGATGCCGCACGTGCTGGAGGAGCTCTTCGCGACGACCGGTGCCCCGCTGGCCGAGGTGCTGCCGCTCGAGCGCCTGGAGGTCGCCTGCCGCTACCGCTTCCCCGACGGCACGGTGCTCGACCTGCCCGGCGACGTCGCCGCGATCCCGGACGCGCTCGACGCGGCCCTGGGGCCGGGGCGCGGCGCGCAGTGGAGCGCGTTCCTCGACCGGGCGCGACGGATCTGGGACGTGACGCACGAGCCGTTCCTCGAGTCGCCCATCGGCCTGCAGGACATGGTGCGGCTCTCGCGCCGCCTGGACGACGTGCGGACCGTCGCGCCCTGGCGCACCCTGCGCGGGCTGGGCCGCCAGCACCTGCACGACCCGCGGCTCGTCATGCTGCTGGACCGCTACGCGACGTACACGGGGTCGGACCCCCGCCGCGCCCCGGCCGCACTCGCGGCGGTGCCGTGGGCGGAGCAGCGGTGGGGGTCCTGGTACGTCCCCGGCGGCCTCGGCCGCATCGCCACCGCGCTCCGGGAGCGGCTCGAGCTGCTGGGCGGCGAGGTCGTCACGGGTGCCGCGGTCGCGGAGGTCACGACCGACGCCCGGGGGCGGGTCGACGGGGTGGCGCTGGCCGACGGCAGCCGGCTCGCCGCGGACGTCGTGGTCGCCAACGCCGACGCCCGCCAGGTCTACGGCCACCTCGTGCGCACCCCCGCCGCGCGGCGGGCGGCGGCCCGGGTGGCGCGCACGACCCCCTCGCTGTCGGGGCTCGCGCTGCTGCTCGCCGTCGACGGACCCCCGCCGGACCAGCCGCACCACGCGGTCTACTTCGCCGAGGACTACGACGCCGAGTTCGACGCCGTCTTCGGCCGGCGGGGCCGGCCGCGCCCGGTCGCCCGACCGACGGTGTACGTCGCGGCACCCGACGACCCCGCCATCGTGCCCGGCCCCGGGACCGGCGCCTGGTTCGTGCTCGTCAACGCGCCCCCGCACGACCCGGCGCGCGGCACCGACTGGGACGCCCCCGGGCTGGCCGAGCGCACCGCCGACACGGTGCTCGACCTCCTCGCGGAGCGGGGCACCGACGTGCGCGACCGCGTGCGGCACCGCACCCTCGTCAGCCCGGCCGACCTGGAGCGCCGGACGTGGACGCCGGGCGGCTCGATCTACGGCTCGTCGTCGAACGGCCCGCGCGCCGCGTTCCTGCGCCCGTCGAACGCGTCGCCGGTGCCGGGCCTGTTCCTCGTCGGCGGCTCGTCCCACCCCGGTGGCGGGCTGCCGCTCGTGCTGCTCTCCGCGCGGATCGTCGCCGACCTGGTCGGCCCCGCCCTCCGTTGA
- a CDS encoding glycosyltransferase: MSGLARAGRVGVAAGSAVALGCLALTVDNLRRLRTPVLPADAGVPGRTAEPLTVVLPVRDEEGDLRACAASVLAALDAWPGRGRLVVVDDRSSDRTLAVAAELAEQDARVVVRAGAPTPQGWLGKPWACHQGAQAVDVEGVLVFVDADVRLAADALVASVGLLRSSGLDLVSPYPRQRAHGAAERLVQPLLQWSWMSTLPLGLAERSPRPSLTAANGQLLVVDAMAYHDAGGHAAVRTAVLEDLALLRALKAVGRRGGVVDGSDLATCRMYAGWPALRAGYRKSLWSAFGSPAGAVGVLALLLLAYVVPPLAALRGSRTGLLGYAAGVASRVLVARRTRGRALPDALAHPVSVLVLAGLTVDSLAARRRGELRWRGRPVEVGR; encoded by the coding sequence GTGAGCGGGCTCGCCCGCGCCGGCCGGGTGGGGGTCGCCGCCGGGTCGGCGGTCGCACTCGGTTGCCTGGCGCTCACCGTCGACAACCTGCGGCGGCTGCGCACCCCGGTGCTGCCGGCGGACGCGGGGGTGCCCGGCCGCACGGCGGAGCCGCTCACGGTCGTGCTGCCGGTGCGTGACGAGGAAGGGGACCTGCGGGCCTGCGCGGCCAGCGTGCTCGCCGCGCTCGACGCGTGGCCGGGCCGGGGGCGCCTCGTCGTCGTCGACGACCGCTCGTCCGACCGCACCCTGGCCGTGGCCGCCGAGCTGGCCGAGCAGGACGCACGGGTCGTCGTGCGCGCCGGCGCGCCGACGCCGCAGGGCTGGCTGGGCAAGCCGTGGGCCTGCCACCAGGGCGCCCAGGCCGTCGACGTGGAGGGGGTGCTCGTCTTCGTCGACGCCGACGTGCGCCTCGCCGCGGACGCCCTCGTGGCGTCGGTGGGCCTGCTGCGCTCCAGCGGCCTCGACCTCGTCAGCCCCTACCCGCGGCAGCGCGCCCACGGCGCCGCGGAACGCCTCGTGCAGCCGTTGCTGCAGTGGTCGTGGATGAGCACCCTGCCCCTCGGCCTGGCGGAGCGCTCGCCCCGGCCGTCGCTCACCGCGGCCAACGGACAGCTGCTCGTCGTGGACGCGATGGCCTACCACGACGCCGGGGGCCACGCGGCCGTGCGCACGGCGGTGCTCGAGGACCTCGCGCTCCTGCGCGCCCTCAAGGCCGTCGGTCGTCGGGGCGGCGTGGTCGACGGGAGCGACCTGGCGACCTGCCGGATGTACGCCGGCTGGCCGGCCCTCCGCGCCGGCTACCGCAAGTCGCTGTGGTCGGCCTTCGGGTCGCCGGCGGGCGCGGTCGGGGTGCTGGCGCTGCTGCTGCTCGCCTATGTGGTGCCCCCGCTCGCCGCGCTGCGGGGCTCGCGCACCGGTCTGCTCGGGTACGCCGCGGGCGTCGCCTCCCGCGTCCTCGTGGCCCGGCGGACCCGGGGCCGGGCGCTGCCCGACGCGCTGGCCCACCCGGTCTCGGTGCTCGTGCTCGCCGGCCTCACCGTCGACTCCCTGGCGGCGCGTCGCCGGGGCGAGCTGCGGTGGCGCGGGCGGCCCGTGGAGGTCGGGCGGTGA
- a CDS encoding carotenoid biosynthesis protein, translating into MTSTSEPFAVVPRRAHRGGRAVAPHRWPALVLAAGGVLAQMAFPFTDGGTLGLTTASVVLLAAAALADAWATRGPLAAATLAAVAGLGGLVAEAVGVRTGFPFGDYAYTGTLGLEVLGVPALVPLAWIMMAWPALAVARRLGGERRWAVALVGAAALTAWDVFLDPQMVDQGHWTWAHPSPGLPGIDDVPLTNYAGWLLVSFLMVAALDRLVPRTSPDQATGPAGRGSRDIALDAVPLAVYLWTYSSSVLAHAVFFGRPPVALVGGLLMGLVAVPLVVRLLREQPGGRRALQRTGQRTGRDSGVGPR; encoded by the coding sequence GTGACCAGCACCTCCGAGCCGTTCGCGGTCGTGCCGCGACGTGCCCACCGCGGCGGTCGCGCCGTCGCGCCGCACCGCTGGCCGGCGCTGGTGCTCGCCGCGGGCGGCGTGCTCGCGCAGATGGCGTTCCCGTTCACCGACGGCGGGACCCTGGGCCTGACGACCGCGAGCGTCGTGCTCCTCGCCGCCGCGGCCCTCGCCGACGCCTGGGCCACGCGCGGCCCCCTCGCCGCCGCGACCCTCGCCGCGGTGGCGGGGCTCGGCGGTCTCGTCGCCGAGGCCGTCGGCGTGCGCACCGGCTTCCCGTTCGGCGACTACGCCTACACCGGCACGCTCGGCCTCGAGGTGCTCGGCGTGCCGGCCCTCGTGCCGCTCGCCTGGATCATGATGGCCTGGCCCGCGCTCGCCGTCGCCCGTCGGCTCGGCGGGGAACGGCGCTGGGCGGTCGCCCTGGTGGGAGCGGCGGCCCTCACCGCCTGGGACGTCTTCCTCGACCCCCAGATGGTCGACCAGGGCCACTGGACCTGGGCCCACCCGTCGCCCGGCCTGCCCGGCATCGACGACGTGCCGCTCACCAACTACGCCGGCTGGCTGCTGGTCTCGTTCCTCATGGTCGCCGCGCTCGACCGTCTGGTGCCGCGGACGTCGCCGGACCAGGCGACCGGGCCGGCCGGTCGGGGCAGCCGGGACATCGCGCTCGACGCGGTCCCGCTGGCGGTCTACCTGTGGACCTACTCCTCCTCGGTGCTCGCCCACGCCGTCTTCTTCGGGCGCCCGCCCGTGGCCCTCGTCGGCGGGCTCCTGATGGGCCTGGTGGCGGTGCCCCTCGTCGTACGCCTCCTGCGGGAGCAGCCCGGCGGCCGCCGCGCCCTCCAGCGCACCGGCCAGCGCACCGGCCGGGACAGCGGGGTGGGGCCGCGGTGA
- a CDS encoding YhjD/YihY/BrkB family envelope integrity protein: MPHQAGAVVVSAGVVVAEARALLRGTGRLLEGRDLSAAAATLTYFAGIAVVPWLLLALWSTTWGAGADAAETRLLGLRVLVPPDMGARLPYDLLVDTAVHLGVVAALVLLFPASFYGEGLRRAGLALAPRADRFTGWRARLLVLVALVPLPVLSGAFLATGDLLVPLAPEGGGHGVGDRLLRIVLGFVAAWLVLSVLLAWVFVAVLPEPLRWWVAAVGALGTGSFLAGFLHGFQLFLAIPIDVGLPFGGLGVVGGVVAVGLWLYVLHVFVLLGWTVTRALEERVRRGDAPEAGPSPAVGGTG; encoded by the coding sequence ATGCCCCACCAAGCCGGTGCCGTCGTGGTGAGCGCGGGCGTCGTCGTTGCCGAGGCCCGCGCCCTGCTCCGGGGCACCGGTCGCCTGCTGGAGGGCCGCGACCTGTCGGCGGCGGCGGCGACCCTCACCTACTTCGCGGGCATCGCCGTCGTGCCGTGGCTGCTGCTCGCGCTCTGGTCGACCACCTGGGGTGCCGGAGCGGACGCCGCCGAGACGCGGCTGCTCGGCCTGCGGGTGCTGGTGCCGCCGGACATGGGCGCGCGGCTGCCCTACGACCTCCTCGTCGACACGGCCGTGCACCTCGGCGTCGTGGCGGCCCTGGTGCTGCTCTTCCCGGCCTCGTTCTACGGCGAGGGCCTGCGCCGCGCCGGCCTCGCCCTCGCGCCGCGTGCCGACCGGTTCACGGGCTGGCGGGCGCGCCTGCTGGTGCTCGTCGCGCTCGTGCCGCTGCCCGTCCTGAGCGGCGCGTTCCTCGCCACCGGCGACCTGCTCGTGCCCCTGGCCCCCGAGGGCGGCGGGCACGGCGTGGGCGACCGGCTGCTGCGGATCGTGCTCGGCTTCGTGGCGGCGTGGCTCGTGCTCTCCGTGCTGCTGGCCTGGGTGTTCGTGGCGGTCCTGCCGGAGCCGCTGCGGTGGTGGGTCGCGGCCGTCGGCGCACTGGGCACCGGATCGTTCCTCGCCGGCTTCCTCCACGGGTTCCAGCTCTTCCTCGCGATCCCCATCGACGTCGGGCTGCCCTTCGGCGGCCTCGGCGTGGTGGGCGGCGTCGTCGCGGTCGGGCTGTGGCTCTACGTGCTCCACGTGTTCGTGCTGCTCGGCTGGACGGTGACCCGGGCGCTCGAGGAGCGGGTACGCCGCGGGGACGCCCCCGAAGCAGGTCCGTCGCCAGCGGTCGGGGGGACGGGGTGA
- a CDS encoding lycopene cyclase domain-containing protein — translation MGTLTYVAMLVFVLVATLPLELVLRTRVYARAKRLALTIVCVGVPFVLWDIAATRAGHWWFDLDLTLGIELPGGLPLEEWMFFLVVPIASVLTLEAVRSVRGWTVGDEREERA, via the coding sequence ATGGGCACCCTGACGTACGTCGCCATGCTCGTCTTCGTCCTCGTCGCCACCCTCCCGCTCGAGCTCGTGCTGCGCACCCGGGTGTACGCCCGCGCCAAGCGGCTCGCACTGACGATCGTGTGCGTGGGGGTGCCCTTCGTCCTCTGGGACATCGCCGCGACCCGCGCCGGGCACTGGTGGTTCGACCTCGACCTGACGCTCGGCATCGAGCTCCCGGGGGGCCTGCCGCTCGAGGAGTGGATGTTCTTCCTCGTGGTGCCCATCGCCTCGGTGCTGACGCTAGAGGCCGTGCGGAGCGTGCGCGGCTGGACCGTCGGCGACGAGCGGGAGG